From the Lathyrus oleraceus cultivar Zhongwan6 chromosome 4, CAAS_Psat_ZW6_1.0, whole genome shotgun sequence genome, one window contains:
- the LOC127075809 gene encoding cytochrome P450 704C1 — protein sequence MDVLYTMLTFIAFSFLALFLAMCFIIMTIFKGKSIGDPKYAPVKGTVFNQLFYFKKLHDYHTQLAKTHPTMRLLAPNQSELYTIDVRNIEHVLKTNFDKYSKGKYNQDIVTDLLGEGIFVVDGEKWKQQRKVASYEFSTRVLRDFSCFVFRKNAAKLVKVISEFSHEGLHFDMQDLQMRCALDSIFKVGFGTELNCLEGSNKEGIEFMKAFDESNAITYWRYVDPFWRLKRFLNIGGEAKLKINVKLIDEFVNGVIKTKKEQLTLQQDSNVKEDILSRFLMESKKGETDISDKYLRDIILNFMIAGKDTTANTLSWFFYMLCKNPLVEEKIVQEIKDVTCSSDESEVMIDEFVENLRDEIVDKMHYLHAALTETLRLYPVVAIDGRTADASDVLPDGHRLEKGDGVYYLAYAMGRMCSIWGEDAEEFRPERWINEGIFQPESPFKFVAFHGGPRMCLGKDFAYRQMKIVAITLLHFFKFKLANGIQNVTYKVMFTLHLDKGLPLNAIPRSRVRSHVK from the exons ATGGATGTTTTGTATACCATGTTGACTTTCATAGCCTTCTCTTTTCTAGCTCTTTTTCTAGCCATGTGTTTCATCATAATGACAATCTTCAAAGGAAAATCCATAGGAGACCCTAAATATGCACCTGTTAAAGGCACAGTGTTCAACCAACTTTTCTACTTCAAGAAACTCCATGATTACCATACTCAGCTGGCTAAAACTCATCCAACTATGAGGCTTCTTGCTCCAAATCAAAGTGAGTTGTATACCATAGATGTGAGAAATATTGAGCATGTATTGAAAACCAATTTTGATAAATATTCCAAAGGTAAGTATAATCAAGATATTGTGACTGATCTTTTGGGGGAGGGAATCTTTGTTGTTGATGGTGAAAAATGGAAGCAACAGAGAAAAGTTGCTAGCTATGAATTCTCCACAAGAGTTCTTAGAGATTTTAGTTGCTTTGTGTTTAGAAAGAATGCTGCCAAATTAGTTAAAGTTATATCAGAATTTTCTCACGAGGGTCTTCATTTTGATATGCAA GATTTGCAAATGAGATGCGCTTTGGACTCGATATTCAAAGTTGGGTTTGGAACAGAATTGAATTGCTTAGAGGGATCAAACAAAGAGGGAATTGAATTCATGAAAGCCTTTGATGAATCAAATGCTATAACTTACTGGCGCTACGTTGATCCTTTTTGGAGACTTAAGAGGTTTCTAAACATAGGTGGTGAAGCGAAGCTTAAGATCAATGTGaaattgatagatgaatttgtGAATGGAGTGATAAAGACTAAAAAGGAACAATTGACACTACAGCAAGATTCT AATGTTAAAGAAGATATACTATCAAGGTTTTTAATGGAAAGCAAGAAAGGCGAAACGGATATAAGTGATAAGTATTTGAGGGATATAATTCTAAACTTTATGATAGCTGGAAAAGACACGACTGCGAACACTCTTTCGTGGTTCTTCTACATGTTATGCAAGAACCCTCTTGTTGAGGAAAAGATTGTGCAAGAAATAAAAGATGTGACTTGTTCTAGTGATGAAAGTGAAGTCATGATAGATGAGTTTGTTGAGAATTTAAGAGATGAAATAGTTGATAAAATGCATTATCTTCATGCAGCTCTGACTGAGACATTGAGATTGTACCCTGTAGTGGCTATA GATGGAAGAACTGCAGATGCGTCCGATGTTCTTCCTGATGGCCACAGACTTGAAAAGGGAGACGGAGTGTACTACTTGGCGTACGCTATGGGTCGAATGTGTTCCATTTGGGGGGAAGACGCGGAGGAGTTTCGCCCGGAAAGATGGATTAATGAAGGAATTTTCCAACCGGAATCGCCGTTCAAATTTGTAGCATTTCAT GGTGGACCTCGCATGTGTTTAGGGAAGGACTTTGCATACAGACAAATGAAAATAGTAGCAATCACTCTTTTACATTTCTTCAAATTTAAATTGGCAAATGGAATACAAAATGTGACTTATAAAGTCATGTTTACTCTTCATTTGGACAAGGGTCTCCCTCTCAATGCAATTCCAAGGTCGAGAGTGAGGTCACATGTGAAGtaa